In Seonamhaeicola sp. S2-3, the genomic window ATATAGATTAATAAATTCGTATTACGAATATACTCAATCTTTACAATTTAAAACATGACACAAATCATAAAGTTAACAAGAAAAACAAACTAACTAACTGTTTTTAAGTATTTTAAAAATTTATTAACATAAAAAAGTTAACAAATTTTTAAAAAAAATAAAATAATTATTTTTTAAAAATCTACAGCAAAACCAACACCTAAAAACTGTTTCCATTGAACTTTTGCTCCGGCTTCATCAAACTCACCATCACCATCAGCATCAGTTTCTTTAGTAGTTTTAACATCATCATCATATCTAATATGTGAGCCAAACTTAGCGCGTACATAGTTGTTTACTTTAAAATCAAAATCTAGACTCCAGTCTAAATCTACATTACCAAAATTGTTTATGTAGTCTGTATAAAGATTTACTTTATGTTGCATGTTTATGTTTTCAGCCACCTTCATTTCATAACTATTAGTAACCAAAATACCTAACTCTTTTCTAATTTTCTTACCTGAAACAATTACATTTCCTTCATCATCTAAAACCGCAGGATCTACACCAAATGAACCTGCATCTGCTAAATCTTGGTCTAAAACAAATGTTGCCTTTAATGTTAATGGTGAAAAATAAAGAGATAATTTATCAATACGTTTACCATATTCCATTCCGCCTCCAAAAAACAAATAACCAGGTGCCATCAACCTAGAAATAGGATCATCTGTATTTGGATATTTATAACCATTAGCTAATTGGGTTCTAAAATTAAGTCTTGCAGAATAATACCAATTAGACAAGCTATCTGGCTTATATCCTAAATTTGAATTTATCTCTATTAAATCATCTGTTTTTCTTAATTCTCTAGATTCTTGTTTATTAACACCATAACGCATTTTAATATCATTTCTCCAAGAAAAATATTTATCTGAATAATTTCTTGAGGACTGGAAACCAATAAGCCCTGAAATAGAGTTAGCTCCTCCAGAATTCCAATTCACAAAAGCAACTTCACTTAAATCTATTGAAGCCTTATTTTTTTTAACCCAT contains:
- a CDS encoding DUF3078 domain-containing protein, translated to MRYILFALVCLSFQFSNAQPDSLYLKEKKQKSNDDDIPNPQWVKKNKASIDLSEVAFVNWNSGGANSISGLIGFQSSRNYSDKYFSWRNDIKMRYGVNKQESRELRKTDDLIEINSNLGYKPDSLSNWYYSARLNFRTQLANGYKYPNTDDPISRLMAPGYLFFGGGMEYGKRIDKLSLYFSPLTLKATFVLDQDLADAGSFGVDPAVLDDEGNVIVSGKKIRKELGILVTNSYEMKVAENINMQHKVNLYTDYINNFGNVDLDWSLDFDFKVNNYVRAKFGSHIRYDDDVKTTKETDADGDGEFDEAGAKVQWKQFLGVGFAVDF